In Candidatus Manganitrophus noduliformans, the genomic stretch TGATGCTGAGGTTCGATTGGTCTGCAGCGGCTTCTTTCGCCGTCACCCCTTTTTTCTTCGGTCTCTTCGCCATGCGAGCTCCCCTTGTCTGCGTGAGTGAGAACAGTTTTGATTCGCCTCTGTTTTTGCGGAATAGCGCCGGTCATCTCCCCTTCCGCGAGAGTTGAATCTCCTTGACCGTCTCTTGATCCGTCTCGACCACCTCCCGATAGAGGAGGGTGGTTCCTTGATACACCTCCAGCAGGTATCGGCCCCTCTCGATGTCGGGAAAACGGAATCCCCCCCGCTCGTCGGTGGTGGTGGCCTTCTCCGGCCGCCCCGCCGCTTTCGGCGGGATCAGCCGGACCGTCAGATCGGAAATCCCCTCCCGGCTTCTCTCCTCGACGACGCGGCCGTTGAAATCAGCGGCGAGCGCCGGGAGGGGGAGGGTGAGAATCAGCAGCGTCAGGAAAAAGCATCGGCTCATCTCGACCCCCTTTTTACTGAAATTCGGGAGGGACCGGCTCTACCCGGGCCGGCTCGAATTGCTCCTCCGCAGAAAGCAGAAGCTCTTTATCCGGCAGCTGGATCCTGCCGTCTTGCCGCCGTCTCAGGTCGGCCCGCTCTTCGAGGACGAGGTTCCCCGCCATGTAGAGGATTTTATACTCTCCCGGCGCGTTCTCCACCACCGGCACCTCCAGGCTGAAGCCGCGGCTCTCCAGGAGCGAGTCGGATCGGATCACGGCGTAGACCTGCACCGGGAAGGTGCTCGCCTTGACGTTGCCTTGAATCCGGATCTCCTCGGCGAACCCGGCCGACTTCACGATCGGGTAGATCAGCGGGACGAAGCCGAGGGCAAAGAGGACCAGCGCCGGGAGATTGGTCTTGAACTTCCCGATCGGGGTCTCGATCTCGGTCACCTGCTTCGATTCTTGATCGATATAGATCTTCTCTTTGTAGATCAGCCAGATCCCCCCGGCGACCATGATCAGGCCGGCCAGCGAGCTGAGATAATAGAGGGGGATAATCCTGGGGTCCATGATGCCTCTTTTCCTCTCGATCAACGAGCGGTATTTAAACCGCCCGGCAATATCAATGCAATCCTTCCGCGCTTCACCGCTTTCTTCCGGTGGGAAGATGATCCGGACCCCGTCGACAAGCGAGTAGATCACGATCGGATAGGGGAAAAGCAACTTTGGTGCCGATGTAATCAGAAATGAGCACCGCTCAAAACGACCGGAGGTCAGCGCTTCCTCTTTACCAAAGGTGGGGCTCTTCCGCCCCAGTGGGTGGGACAGAGAGGCGCCACTTTTAATTCATTTTCAATTGAAAAAAAACACCGGCGGGTAAGCGCTTTCCTTAACAATCATCCGATTATTCCAGGTGAGGATCGGTCCCGTTCGGTCTGTTGCGGGGAGCGGCCTGCCTTTTGCTAAATCTTCTCTCTTCGAGAGGGAACGATGCTGGACCGCGACTTGACACGGAAAGAGGAAGAGACCGCTCGACGACTCCTCAGCTACCTCCTCAGACATCCGGAGGCGAGGGATACCCTTGAAGGAATGACGCGGTGGTGGCTGTTGGAGGAGGAGATTCATGAGCGACTGGTGGAAATCTCACAAGGGCTCTCGTCGCTGGTTAAGCAGGGACTGATCCTGGAGGAGCATCGCGGCGCATCGCTCCCTCTCTATCGTTTGAATCCGGATAAGAAGGACGAGGTCAAGGCGCTCGTGGAGCGTCTTTTCCCCCTTCGAAGGGAGGTTTAGAGATGCCGATAAATATTACAAACCGATCCAAACAGTTGCTCGTTATCCCCCT encodes the following:
- a CDS encoding carboxypeptidase-like regulatory domain-containing protein, with protein sequence MSRCFFLTLLILTLPLPALAADFNGRVVEERSREGISDLTVRLIPPKAAGRPEKATTTDERGGFRFPDIERGRYLLEVYQGTTLLYREVVETDQETVKEIQLSRKGR
- a CDS encoding class I SAM-dependent methyltransferase, producing MLDRDLTRKEEETARRLLSYLLRHPEARDTLEGMTRWWLLEEEIHERLVEISQGLSSLVKQGLILEEHRGASLPLYRLNPDKKDEVKALVERLFPLRREV